Proteins found in one Collinsella aerofaciens genomic segment:
- a CDS encoding aminotransferase, with product MQIKDFAVEQWMNEWETKCTHNVAETCVYSLTLDQLFELTNTDKKAWLDSLCSRRFTYGDIEGQPGFLEGVARLYKTVEPGHIVPTHGATGANSLVISTLVEPGDHVVSVKPTYQQLYSIPEMCGAKVDILQLDRKNGYHVDVDALDALVTDDTKLICINNPDNPTGALLDTDTLKAIVEVARKHDAWVLCDEVYRLLTQTDEYSESVIDLYDKAIVTASMSKVWSFAGLRLGWAVTKSPELRRALLSHRDYNLISAGIFSETVAELILGNASVILERSRRIVRQNLAVLEKWVESEPHLSFVKPEAGTTALVYYDYDIDSRTFCIDMIKKSGALVTPGDCFEEPKSMRIGYAYSDNTDDLQKGLDAISAYMRTLE from the coding sequence ATGCAGATCAAGGATTTCGCCGTCGAGCAGTGGATGAACGAGTGGGAGACCAAGTGCACCCACAACGTTGCGGAGACGTGCGTCTACTCCCTCACGCTCGACCAGCTGTTCGAGCTTACGAACACCGACAAGAAGGCGTGGCTCGATAGCCTGTGCTCGCGCCGATTCACCTACGGAGACATCGAGGGGCAGCCCGGCTTCCTCGAGGGGGTCGCGCGTCTCTATAAGACGGTCGAGCCCGGGCATATTGTGCCCACGCACGGCGCGACCGGTGCCAACTCCCTGGTTATTTCCACGCTCGTCGAACCGGGCGATCACGTAGTCTCCGTCAAGCCCACCTACCAGCAGCTTTACTCGATTCCCGAGATGTGCGGCGCGAAGGTCGATATCCTTCAGCTCGATCGCAAGAACGGCTACCACGTCGACGTCGACGCGCTCGATGCTCTGGTGACCGACGATACCAAGCTCATCTGCATCAATAACCCGGACAACCCCACGGGCGCCCTGCTCGACACCGATACGCTCAAGGCGATTGTCGAGGTCGCACGCAAACACGACGCGTGGGTGCTCTGCGACGAGGTCTACCGTCTGCTTACTCAGACGGATGAGTACTCCGAGTCCGTGATCGACCTGTACGACAAGGCCATCGTCACCGCATCCATGTCCAAGGTCTGGTCGTTCGCCGGCCTGCGTCTGGGCTGGGCGGTCACCAAGAGCCCGGAGCTCCGTCGCGCGCTGCTCTCGCATCGTGACTACAACCTGATTTCCGCTGGCATATTCAGCGAGACGGTGGCGGAGCTGATTCTGGGCAACGCTTCCGTGATCCTTGAGCGCAGCCGTCGCATCGTCCGTCAGAACCTTGCTGTTCTGGAGAAGTGGGTCGAGAGCGAGCCGCACCTGTCGTTCGTCAAGCCCGAGGCGGGTACCACCGCGCTCGTGTATTACGACTACGACATCGATTCCAGGACGTTCTGCATCGACATGATTAAGAAGTCCGGCGCGCTCGTCACTCCGGGCGATTGCTTCGAGGAGCCCAAGAGCATGCGCATCGGCTATGCATACTCCGATAACACCGACGACCTGCAGAAGGGCCTGGATGCCATCTCCGCGTACATGCGTACGCTCGAGTAG
- a CDS encoding PucR family transcriptional regulator: MLYTISDFSREYEGSVRLIAGSDGVSRAVSGVGILDYELMPGLKNKYQRVNFSSDEIILSTFLYAKDDPYLITEAVKYLVAKGTSGLIIKNVLHIPIPDQAIRYANARHYPVFLTTDDSLFFDSVIYEVKRHIEQLASIDFAQREIDALRTDASPESICRRIRSLNPSFLDEAVALFASFAEPLDPRAFLQIESLCAKSILAGCHNMLAPYDGGLLFVATSDSEQTLDVERIVQALTELIEASGIDGGAEGLGISDILFGDEAVAQAISQAIYAQRLSCQRAEGPVRYTQLGILRTVMPFAETPEMRSFSEAILSPIREHDSEHGSELESTLAAFIENDRRIEQTAKQTSQHPNTIRYRLDKVTALTGLSYKCAPEMEQLSLAYAIERARSLQ, from the coding sequence ATGCTATACACCATCTCGGACTTCTCACGGGAATATGAGGGGTCGGTCCGTCTAATCGCCGGCAGCGATGGCGTCTCGCGTGCCGTCTCTGGCGTCGGGATCCTCGATTATGAACTTATGCCCGGCCTCAAGAACAAATACCAGCGCGTCAACTTCAGCTCAGACGAGATCATCCTCAGCACTTTCCTCTATGCGAAGGACGACCCGTACCTCATCACTGAAGCCGTGAAATACCTCGTCGCCAAGGGAACGAGCGGTCTCATCATCAAAAACGTCCTGCACATCCCGATTCCCGACCAAGCCATCCGCTACGCCAACGCGCGGCACTACCCGGTCTTTCTCACGACCGACGACTCACTGTTCTTTGACAGCGTCATCTATGAGGTCAAACGGCATATCGAGCAGCTCGCGTCCATCGACTTCGCACAGCGCGAGATCGATGCCCTGAGGACAGACGCATCGCCCGAGTCCATCTGCCGACGCATCCGAAGCCTCAACCCGTCATTTCTGGACGAAGCGGTCGCCCTGTTCGCATCGTTTGCAGAGCCCCTCGACCCGCGTGCGTTTTTGCAAATCGAAAGCCTCTGTGCAAAATCGATCCTCGCCGGATGCCACAACATGCTGGCACCCTATGACGGAGGTTTGTTATTCGTAGCGACAAGTGACTCGGAGCAGACGCTCGATGTGGAGCGAATCGTGCAGGCGCTCACGGAGCTCATCGAGGCTAGCGGTATCGATGGCGGAGCGGAAGGGCTCGGCATCAGCGATATTCTGTTTGGGGACGAGGCGGTGGCGCAGGCGATCTCGCAGGCGATTTACGCACAGCGCCTATCTTGTCAACGAGCCGAGGGTCCCGTCCGCTATACGCAGCTCGGCATCCTGAGAACCGTGATGCCTTTTGCGGAAACCCCGGAGATGCGATCGTTCTCGGAGGCGATTCTCTCGCCGATACGCGAGCACGACAGTGAGCATGGCAGCGAACTGGAATCCACGCTCGCCGCATTCATCGAGAACGACCGACGTATCGAGCAAACCGCCAAGCAGACGAGCCAGCACCCGAACACAATTCGATATCGCCTCGATAAGGTGACAGCTCTCACCGGACTGAGCTACAAATGCGCCCCGGAGATGGAACAGCTGTCGCTCGCCTACGCAATCGAACGCGCTCGCTCGCTTCAGTAA
- the purH gene encoding bifunctional phosphoribosylaminoimidazolecarboxamide formyltransferase/IMP cyclohydrolase, producing MGSDVKIARALISVTDKTGVVDFARTLVDDFGVEIISTGGTARAIEDAGVPVTPIEEFTGYPEMMDGRVKTLHPKVHGALLARRDSEQHMQEAAQHGIKLIDLVVVNLYEFEKTVANPEVTFADAIEHIDIGGPSMLRSAAKNATSVTVISDPADYDAVLAEMHETGGCTTLSTRRRLQVKVYQTTAAYDTAISRWLAAQASDVADTSAKLEISLEKVDDLRYGENPQQKATVYRFAEGCENTASSQFPLVGSEQIQGKPLSYNNYLDADAAWNLVREFDEPACVILKHQNPCGSAVAEDITAAYDRAFACDPKSAFGGIIACNREVPYELVEHFADQNKQFVEVIIAPSYTAEALERMAKRPNLRVLATGGVDHGAQVELRSIDGGMLVQEVDHVTEDPATFTFPTDRKPTDAEMAELEFAWKVCKGVKSNAILVSKGKAGIGMGPGQPNRVDSALLACERAEDFCEREGVEKGGFACASDAFFPFRDNVDVLAAHGVTCIIQPGGSKRDDESIQACNEHNIAMVFTGARHFRH from the coding sequence ATGGGATCTGATGTGAAGATCGCACGCGCGTTGATCTCGGTTACCGATAAGACGGGCGTCGTCGATTTCGCACGGACGCTGGTCGATGACTTTGGCGTCGAGATCATCTCTACGGGCGGCACGGCTCGTGCCATCGAGGACGCGGGCGTTCCCGTAACCCCCATCGAGGAGTTCACGGGCTACCCCGAGATGATGGACGGCCGCGTTAAGACCCTGCACCCCAAGGTTCACGGCGCGCTGCTGGCCCGCCGCGATTCCGAGCAGCACATGCAGGAGGCCGCTCAGCACGGCATTAAGCTGATCGACCTGGTCGTCGTCAACCTGTACGAGTTCGAGAAGACCGTCGCCAACCCCGAGGTCACCTTCGCGGACGCCATCGAGCACATCGACATCGGTGGCCCCTCCATGCTGCGCTCTGCCGCCAAGAACGCCACGAGCGTTACCGTCATTTCCGACCCTGCCGACTATGATGCCGTCCTGGCCGAGATGCACGAGACCGGCGGTTGCACCACGCTTTCCACCCGTCGTCGCCTGCAGGTGAAGGTCTACCAGACCACCGCCGCCTACGACACGGCTATCTCCCGTTGGCTTGCCGCCCAGGCAAGCGACGTGGCGGACACTTCTGCCAAGCTCGAGATTTCGCTGGAGAAGGTCGACGACCTGCGCTATGGCGAGAATCCTCAGCAGAAGGCTACGGTCTACCGCTTTGCCGAGGGCTGCGAGAACACCGCGAGCTCGCAGTTCCCGCTCGTTGGCTCCGAGCAGATCCAGGGCAAGCCGCTCAGCTACAACAACTATCTGGATGCTGATGCCGCTTGGAACCTGGTCCGCGAGTTCGACGAGCCGGCCTGCGTGATCCTCAAGCACCAGAACCCCTGCGGTTCTGCCGTTGCCGAGGACATCACGGCTGCCTACGACCGCGCCTTCGCCTGCGATCCCAAGAGCGCCTTTGGCGGCATCATCGCCTGCAACCGCGAGGTTCCCTATGAGCTGGTCGAGCACTTTGCCGATCAGAACAAGCAGTTCGTCGAGGTTATCATCGCCCCGAGCTACACTGCCGAGGCGCTCGAGCGCATGGCCAAGCGTCCCAACCTGCGCGTGCTGGCCACCGGCGGCGTGGACCACGGCGCCCAGGTGGAGCTGCGCTCCATCGACGGCGGCATGCTGGTGCAGGAAGTCGACCACGTGACCGAGGATCCCGCGACCTTTACGTTCCCCACCGACCGCAAGCCCACCGACGCCGAGATGGCCGAGCTCGAGTTTGCCTGGAAGGTCTGCAAGGGCGTTAAGTCCAACGCCATCCTGGTCTCCAAGGGCAAGGCCGGCATTGGCATGGGCCCGGGTCAGCCTAACCGCGTTGACTCCGCACTGCTTGCCTGCGAGCGTGCTGAGGACTTCTGCGAGCGCGAGGGCGTGGAGAAGGGCGGCTTTGCCTGTGCAAGCGACGCGTTCTTCCCGTTCCGCGACAACGTCGACGTGCTTGCTGCACACGGCGTGACCTGCATCATCCAGCCCGGCGGCTCCAAGCGCGACGACGAAAGCATCCAGGCCTGCAACGAGCACAATATTGCTATGGTCTTTACCGGCGCCCGCCACTTTAGGCACTAA
- a CDS encoding GNAT family N-acetyltransferase, with protein sequence MVSRVLYRPFDTEDFDAIALILQQLWHNNSDNDEYNRLEAACDLAYCLSSSTFSQVAVIDGEARGIALARAGQNSGVTINEHWMDTERALLSQMRELEPDACAEYLSFVRATIRTNNRLLESSPLPHDNEVTLLAVDRDVHGLGVGTVLLDAAVSHLSSLGATRAHLYTDSNCSWKFYELHGFKRTATHRANREERRHAMPRESFLYELDLTA encoded by the coding sequence ATGGTCTCGCGGGTTCTCTACCGACCGTTTGATACCGAAGACTTCGACGCCATCGCGCTGATTCTGCAACAGCTTTGGCATAACAATTCGGATAACGATGAGTACAACCGCCTTGAGGCCGCGTGCGACCTCGCCTATTGCCTTTCGTCATCGACGTTTTCGCAGGTTGCGGTGATTGACGGCGAGGCGCGCGGCATTGCACTTGCACGCGCAGGACAGAACTCCGGCGTCACTATCAACGAGCATTGGATGGATACCGAGCGCGCGCTGCTATCGCAGATGCGTGAGCTGGAGCCTGATGCCTGCGCCGAGTATCTCTCGTTTGTGCGCGCAACCATCCGAACCAACAACCGCCTGCTCGAGAGCAGCCCGTTGCCGCACGACAACGAGGTCACGCTGCTTGCCGTGGATCGCGATGTCCATGGCCTGGGCGTTGGCACGGTTCTGCTCGATGCCGCGGTCTCGCACCTGTCCTCGCTTGGAGCGACGAGGGCGCACCTGTACACCGACTCCAACTGCTCGTGGAAGTTCTACGAACTGCACGGCTTTAAGCGCACGGCCACGCACCGCGCCAACCGCGAAGAGCGCCGTCACGCCATGCCGCGCGAAAGCTTCCTCTACGAACTCGATCTAACAGCCTAA
- a CDS encoding ornithine cyclodeaminase family protein has translation MMGQMVVLSAEEVSKVLTIEDAIAAVEEAYRQKATGKGVAWPMVYEQFEPGVADMDIRSGELAGSGLFGLKLTAWFSQNPKKGLPEIFGTTLLCDNATGEPLALLNASAVTGLRTGAAAALGAKWLARADASKLLVAGAGHMSTYMAAGVLAACPKVSEVKVWEPVSDAAPEACVERMRDEVAHILGACEHAREASTYSIEATADGQGAAAEADIIVTITPATKPIIPDAWVRPGTHISCVGADMPGKQELASALVARAAVYVDDREQSVASGELEIPVAEGVITPEDIRAELGEVIAGMATGRSDDEQVTVFDTSGIAVQDLSASKIAYDRAIEAGLGTVVEL, from the coding sequence ATGATGGGGCAGATGGTGGTGCTTTCGGCCGAGGAAGTTTCCAAGGTGCTGACGATTGAGGATGCAATCGCTGCCGTGGAGGAGGCATATCGCCAGAAGGCAACGGGCAAGGGTGTAGCGTGGCCGATGGTATATGAGCAATTCGAACCCGGCGTGGCCGATATGGATATCCGCTCGGGCGAGTTGGCGGGAAGCGGCCTCTTCGGCCTCAAGCTTACTGCTTGGTTCTCTCAGAATCCCAAAAAGGGGCTGCCCGAGATCTTCGGCACCACGCTGCTGTGCGACAACGCGACGGGCGAGCCGTTGGCGCTGCTCAATGCCTCCGCCGTCACTGGACTTCGCACCGGTGCCGCCGCTGCGCTCGGTGCCAAGTGGCTGGCTCGGGCGGATGCATCCAAACTGCTTGTTGCGGGCGCCGGCCATATGAGCACCTATATGGCGGCGGGCGTGCTTGCCGCCTGTCCCAAAGTGAGCGAGGTCAAGGTGTGGGAGCCGGTTTCCGATGCCGCGCCCGAGGCCTGCGTCGAGCGCATGCGAGACGAGGTCGCCCATATCTTGGGCGCCTGCGAGCATGCTCGCGAGGCATCCACCTATTCCATCGAGGCGACGGCTGACGGCCAAGGTGCCGCGGCGGAGGCCGACATCATCGTGACAATCACGCCGGCGACCAAGCCCATCATCCCCGATGCATGGGTGCGTCCTGGTACGCATATCTCCTGCGTCGGTGCCGACATGCCCGGCAAGCAGGAGCTCGCCTCGGCGCTTGTCGCCCGTGCCGCTGTTTACGTCGACGATCGCGAGCAATCCGTCGCGTCCGGTGAGCTGGAGATTCCGGTTGCCGAGGGTGTCATCACGCCCGAGGACATCAGAGCGGAGCTCGGCGAAGTCATCGCCGGCATGGCTACGGGGCGTTCGGATGACGAGCAGGTGACGGTGTTCGATACGTCGGGCATCGCCGTTCAGGACCTTTCGGCATCGAAAATCGCCTACGACCGCGCCATTGAGGCGGGGCTGGGCACCGTGGTGGAACTGTAA
- a CDS encoding response regulator transcription factor: MALIYVVEDDEPIRRELIDILARAGFEIEACESFEHVSRDILATAPDLVLLDLTLPVKDGQHICHEVRRESEVPIIVLTSRTTEIDEVMAMTLGADDFVPKPYSARVLVARINALLRRTAAAGERSTLVHKGLELDLARSMVTNMQTGTSTELTKNELRILSLLLSRAGKIVSRSAIMQDLWDSDAFVDDNTLTVNINRLRTTLEKIGIKGYLTTHRGQGYSV, encoded by the coding sequence ATGGCGCTGATCTATGTCGTTGAGGACGACGAGCCCATTCGTCGTGAACTTATCGACATCCTTGCCCGCGCCGGGTTTGAAATCGAGGCCTGCGAATCGTTTGAGCATGTCTCGCGCGATATTCTCGCCACCGCGCCCGACCTGGTGCTGCTCGACCTCACGCTTCCCGTCAAGGACGGCCAGCATATCTGCCACGAGGTTCGCCGCGAATCCGAGGTTCCCATCATCGTCCTCACGTCGCGCACGACCGAGATCGACGAGGTCATGGCCATGACGCTCGGCGCGGACGACTTTGTTCCCAAGCCCTATAGCGCCCGTGTGCTCGTGGCGCGCATCAATGCCTTGCTGCGTCGCACCGCGGCGGCGGGCGAGCGCAGCACGCTTGTCCACAAGGGCCTGGAGCTCGATCTCGCTCGCTCCATGGTCACCAACATGCAGACCGGTACCAGTACCGAGCTCACCAAAAACGAGCTGCGTATTCTCTCGCTGCTTCTGAGCCGTGCGGGCAAGATCGTCTCGCGCTCGGCCATCATGCAGGACCTGTGGGACTCCGACGCCTTCGTGGACGACAATACGCTCACCGTCAACATCAACCGCCTGCGCACCACGCTCGAAAAAATCGGCATCAAGGGGTATTTGACGACGCACCGCGGCCAAGGCTATTCGGTCTAG